One region of Petroclostridium xylanilyticum genomic DNA includes:
- a CDS encoding NADH-quinone oxidoreductase subunit NuoF, with protein MKIRTLQQLEEFSQLFSEALERQQKKVLVCAGTGCVAGGSIAIYNRIKEMVEDRGLLVEVDLSEEKQGIGVKKSGCHGFCEMGPLVRIEPYGYLYLKVTLEDCEEIIEKTLIKGEPVERLMYRWEGRTYAAQEEIPFYKKQTRLVLEHCGHIDAESIREYIAKGGYKALSKCLFEMTPEQICKVVSDSNLRGRGGGGYPAGKKWSQVLAQNSAIKYVVCNGDEGDPGAFMDRSIMEGDPHRMIEGMIIAGVATGSSEGYIYVRAEYPLAVERLKVAIDQAREYGLLGENILDSGFNFDIHINQGAGAFVCGEGSALTASIEGERGMPRVKPPRTVEAGLWGKPTVLNNVETFANVPQIIINGSEWYKSIGPEKSPGTKAFAITGNVNNTGLIEVPMGTTLREVIFEIGGGIKNNKKFKAVQIGGPSGGCLTEEHLDLPLDFDSLKKVGAMIGSGGLVVMDEDTCMVEVARFFMNFTQNESCGKCVPCREGTKRMLEILERIVGGKGTVEDLDLLLDLADTISKTALCGLGKTAAGPVVSTLKYFRDEYIAHVVDKKCPSKTCQALRSIEINKALCKGCGKCTRVCPVNAIEGKIKEPYSIDQKKCIKCGACLQSCPFSAIEEV; from the coding sequence ATGAAAATTAGAACGCTTCAGCAGTTGGAAGAATTCTCTCAATTATTTAGCGAAGCGCTGGAAAGACAGCAAAAGAAAGTGCTGGTATGTGCAGGGACAGGATGCGTAGCCGGCGGTTCCATTGCAATCTATAACAGAATAAAAGAAATGGTGGAAGACAGAGGTTTATTGGTTGAGGTAGACCTTTCTGAAGAAAAACAGGGGATAGGCGTTAAGAAAAGTGGCTGCCACGGCTTTTGTGAAATGGGTCCGCTGGTTAGAATTGAGCCTTACGGTTATCTATACTTGAAAGTTACACTTGAAGATTGTGAGGAAATAATAGAAAAAACCCTTATCAAAGGTGAACCGGTCGAGAGGCTGATGTACAGATGGGAAGGCAGGACCTATGCTGCACAGGAAGAAATCCCGTTTTACAAAAAACAGACAAGACTTGTCCTGGAACACTGCGGCCATATTGATGCGGAATCTATCCGGGAATATATAGCAAAAGGAGGATATAAGGCATTAAGCAAATGTCTTTTTGAAATGACTCCTGAACAGATTTGTAAAGTAGTTTCAGACTCCAACCTTAGAGGAAGAGGGGGCGGGGGCTATCCGGCAGGGAAAAAATGGTCACAGGTACTGGCACAGAATAGTGCAATAAAATATGTGGTATGTAATGGAGACGAAGGGGATCCGGGTGCCTTTATGGATAGAAGCATCATGGAGGGGGACCCTCATCGGATGATTGAGGGGATGATCATAGCCGGGGTTGCTACCGGAAGTTCGGAAGGTTATATCTATGTAAGAGCAGAATATCCTCTTGCTGTGGAGAGATTAAAAGTTGCTATTGACCAGGCTAGAGAGTATGGTTTGCTGGGCGAGAATATCCTGGATTCCGGATTTAACTTTGACATCCATATTAATCAGGGGGCCGGTGCTTTTGTATGTGGTGAAGGAAGTGCCCTTACAGCTTCTATAGAGGGCGAAAGGGGGATGCCGAGGGTAAAGCCGCCAAGGACGGTAGAAGCCGGCTTGTGGGGTAAACCAACGGTATTAAATAATGTAGAGACTTTTGCCAATGTCCCTCAAATTATAATAAACGGAAGTGAGTGGTATAAATCCATAGGTCCTGAAAAAAGTCCCGGAACCAAAGCCTTTGCGATAACAGGCAATGTAAATAATACGGGCTTAATAGAAGTCCCTATGGGCACAACTTTAAGAGAGGTTATTTTTGAAATAGGCGGGGGAATCAAAAATAATAAAAAATTTAAAGCGGTTCAGATAGGCGGTCCTTCGGGGGGATGCTTAACTGAAGAACACCTGGACTTGCCTCTTGATTTTGACTCATTGAAAAAAGTAGGGGCTATGATTGGTTCGGGCGGTCTGGTTGTAATGGATGAAGATACATGTATGGTTGAGGTAGCAAGATTCTTTATGAATTTTACCCAGAATGAGTCCTGTGGAAAGTGTGTGCCCTGCCGCGAAGGGACCAAGAGAATGTTGGAGATATTGGAAAGGATTGTTGGCGGTAAAGGGACAGTAGAAGATCTTGACCTGCTTCTTGATCTGGCTGATACAATAAGTAAAACAGCTTTGTGTGGATTGGGTAAAACGGCAGCCGGTCCAGTTGTCAGCACCTTGAAATATTTTAGAGATGAGTATATTGCCCACGTAGTAGATAAGAAATGTCCTTCAAAAACATGCCAGGCGCTGAGGTCTATAGAAATAAACAAGGCGTTATGCAAGGGATGCGGTAAATGCACGAGAGTATGCCCCGTAAATGCAATTGAAGGAAAAATTAAGGAACCATACAGCATTGACCAGAAAAAGTGTATAAAATGCGGTGCTTGTTTGCAATCCTGCCCATTTTCTGCAATTGAGGAGGTATAA
- a CDS encoding 2Fe-2S iron-sulfur cluster binding domain-containing protein: MKGYMLIDGQRVEFDGEKHVLEVVRKAGIDLPTFCYHSELSVYGACRMCMVEDKWGGTMASCSTPPKDGMEIYTNTPKLQKHRRMILELLLSNHCRDCTVCEKNGKCKLQELAMKFGIKKIRFDTINNNYPLDESSTSIVRNPNKCILCGDCVRMCEEVQGVGVLGFAYRGSKIKVTPAFNKQLAEVECVSCGQCTSVCPTGALVVKNETDRVWKVLHDKTKRVVAQIAPAVRVALGEEFGLPPGEIVTGKIVAALRKLGFDEIYDTGIAADLTVMEETKEFNEKLNSGDELPLFTSCCPAWFRYAEQKFPELLKNISTCRSPQQMFGAVIKEHYRSMKEIDSREAVVVSIMPCTAKKFEASRPEFVTAGERDVDIVITTQELASMIKQAGIVFNELEPESLDMPFGLASGAGIIFGVTGGVAEAVLRRCYQEKTSNTLKEIAFVGIRGMEGVKEAEVEIDGRKIRIAVVHGLKNAEELIKRIRTGEKSYDFVEVMACPGGCIGGAGQPIPTNSYTKQNRANGIYKADRTSQIKRSEENPMIVALYNGMLKDKRHLLHNALSHGTHAKE, translated from the coding sequence ATGAAGGGTTATATGTTGATAGATGGACAAAGAGTTGAATTTGATGGTGAGAAACATGTTCTTGAAGTCGTTAGGAAAGCGGGTATTGACTTACCTACATTCTGTTATCATTCTGAGTTGAGTGTTTATGGCGCCTGCCGGATGTGCATGGTAGAAGATAAATGGGGTGGAACGATGGCTTCTTGTTCAACTCCACCCAAGGATGGAATGGAAATATATACGAATACGCCGAAACTTCAAAAGCATAGGAGAATGATACTGGAATTGCTATTATCCAATCATTGCAGGGACTGTACTGTTTGTGAGAAAAATGGTAAGTGTAAATTGCAGGAACTTGCAATGAAGTTTGGTATAAAGAAGATCAGATTTGATACAATCAATAATAATTATCCTTTGGATGAGAGCAGCACATCTATTGTTAGAAATCCTAACAAGTGTATTTTATGCGGCGATTGTGTCAGAATGTGTGAAGAGGTCCAGGGAGTAGGGGTTCTTGGTTTTGCATACAGAGGGTCGAAAATAAAGGTTACACCTGCTTTTAACAAACAGTTAGCCGAGGTAGAATGTGTTAGCTGTGGACAATGCACATCTGTTTGCCCTACGGGGGCGTTAGTCGTAAAAAATGAAACTGACAGGGTTTGGAAGGTATTGCATGATAAAACCAAACGTGTTGTTGCCCAAATAGCTCCTGCAGTAAGGGTTGCTCTTGGAGAGGAATTTGGTTTGCCTCCTGGAGAAATTGTAACGGGTAAAATTGTTGCGGCTCTGAGAAAACTGGGTTTTGATGAAATTTATGACACCGGAATTGCTGCTGATTTGACGGTAATGGAAGAGACTAAAGAGTTTAATGAAAAATTAAACAGCGGTGATGAACTTCCTTTATTTACTTCATGCTGCCCTGCCTGGTTCAGGTATGCAGAACAAAAATTTCCTGAGCTGCTGAAAAATATATCTACATGCCGTTCACCTCAGCAAATGTTTGGAGCAGTAATTAAAGAACATTATAGAAGTATGAAAGAAATTGATTCCAGGGAAGCGGTTGTAGTTTCTATCATGCCGTGTACTGCTAAAAAGTTTGAAGCGTCGAGGCCTGAATTTGTAACAGCAGGTGAAAGAGATGTGGATATCGTAATCACAACGCAGGAATTGGCATCTATGATTAAGCAGGCGGGAATTGTCTTTAATGAACTGGAGCCGGAATCTCTGGATATGCCTTTCGGTCTTGCCAGTGGAGCAGGAATTATATTTGGTGTAACCGGAGGAGTGGCTGAAGCAGTATTAAGGAGATGCTACCAGGAAAAAACCTCAAATACCTTGAAGGAAATTGCATTTGTGGGCATCCGGGGCATGGAAGGGGTAAAAGAAGCTGAAGTGGAGATAGATGGAAGGAAAATCCGAATTGCTGTAGTACATGGTCTCAAGAATGCGGAAGAGCTTATAAAACGAATTCGTACAGGTGAAAAGTCCTATGATTTTGTAGAAGTGATGGCCTGTCCAGGTGGATGTATCGGAGGAGCAGGGCAGCCTATACCTACTAACTCCTATACAAAGCAAAACAGGGCAAATGGAATTTATAAAGCAGATAGAACTTCGCAGATCAAGAGGTCGGAGGAGAATCCGATGATTGTTGCACTTTATAATGGGATGTTGAAAGATAAACGTCATCTTCTCCACAACGCTCTATCCCATGGTACACATGCAAAGGAGTGA
- a CDS encoding (2Fe-2S) ferredoxin domain-containing protein, with product MLTIHVCIGSACHLKGAYNVINGLQSMINDRKCGDRVTVKAAFCLGECAKAVSVKIEDGPVHSVNEKNMAEFFEQYVVKELQK from the coding sequence ATGTTAACCATTCATGTATGTATCGGAAGTGCCTGCCACCTGAAAGGGGCATATAATGTAATTAACGGGTTGCAATCAATGATTAATGACAGGAAGTGTGGAGACAGGGTAACGGTAAAAGCTGCATTTTGCCTTGGTGAATGTGCAAAAGCGGTTTCAGTAAAAATTGAAGACGGCCCTGTACATTCAGTTAATGAAAAGAACATGGCAGAGTTCTTTGAACAATATGTAGTGAAGGAATTGCAAAAATAA
- a CDS encoding DUF4363 family protein translates to MRKYLFLLIFLCTFLFLAPSCTPVKKPLDRRTEFSKYLSNTEDDIRKEDWKNAFNNLENSKKAWRKIKPFLQLDIDHDYVNDIENNFTLLKGYIETKDKSNSLATILLIKENWENIGQM, encoded by the coding sequence TTGAGAAAATATTTATTCTTGCTTATTTTTTTATGCACCTTTTTATTCCTTGCACCTTCCTGCACTCCTGTAAAAAAACCGCTGGACCGCAGAACTGAATTTTCTAAATATTTAAGTAATACAGAGGACGATATTCGAAAGGAAGATTGGAAAAATGCATTTAACAACCTGGAAAACAGTAAAAAAGCCTGGAGAAAAATAAAACCATTTCTCCAGTTGGATATTGATCACGATTATGTAAATGATATCGAGAATAATTTTACTTTGCTAAAAGGGTATATTGAAACCAAAGACAAATCAAACTCCCTTGCTACTATCCTTTTAATTAAAGAAAACTGGGAAAATATCGGACAAATGTGA
- a CDS encoding DUF421 domain-containing protein, whose product MIRSFVSFFALLILVRLMGKQQVAELNFFDYVVGITIGSIASTLSVQVNQNTTATLVGMGIWTILPILLAYLSLHNIWVRKVFEGEATVVVENGKILEKHLGKLRLTTDDLISQLRSQGVFNVADVEFALFETNGSLSVQKKSQKQPLTPSDLNLPTQYEGLPTNLIEDGIILVDALRSLNLSKAWLYHQLKKQNIQEVSQVSLAQLDTKGNLYVDLQGDQPYFIIPTTQ is encoded by the coding sequence ATGATTCGGTCGTTTGTTTCTTTTTTTGCTTTGTTGATACTGGTACGTTTAATGGGTAAGCAGCAGGTGGCAGAACTGAATTTTTTTGATTATGTGGTGGGCATTACCATTGGTTCTATCGCTTCTACACTTTCAGTGCAGGTCAATCAAAATACAACCGCTACTTTGGTGGGGATGGGGATATGGACAATACTCCCTATCTTATTGGCATATTTGAGCCTACACAACATATGGGTAAGGAAAGTTTTCGAAGGTGAGGCCACTGTAGTTGTTGAAAACGGGAAAATTTTAGAGAAGCATTTGGGAAAATTGCGTCTTACAACGGATGACCTTATTTCACAGCTCCGGTCTCAGGGTGTGTTCAATGTAGCCGATGTTGAGTTTGCTTTATTTGAAACCAACGGCAGCCTAAGTGTACAAAAGAAATCTCAAAAGCAGCCCCTTACCCCCAGTGACCTTAACCTGCCAACCCAATATGAAGGACTGCCTACAAATTTGATTGAAGATGGAATTATACTTGTTGATGCCCTCCGCTCTTTAAATCTATCAAAAGCCTGGCTGTATCATCAGCTAAAGAAACAAAATATCCAGGAGGTTTCACAAGTTTCATTGGCTCAATTAGATACAAAGGGTAACCTGTATGTTGATTTGCAAGGGGACCAGCCCTACTTTATCATTCCTACAACACAATAA
- a CDS encoding accessory gene regulator ArgB-like protein, whose amino-acid sequence MFLFEKLSNSLAGRISSALNLDKDREEVLAYGAFAVIHTVWSTFLILIFGIVFDILLQAAIILCTAAILKKYSGGAHSTSPNRCAVMGVIIFDSLAMAVDKLDIYFNMIAVFVYAVLSFIFAYYIIYRRCPVDSPNKPIKKEETRRRLRKGAIRVAHILLGITIVLFIFYYKVDSVNLLNIILSICTGLMWQAFMLTSPGNFLVATLDDFLRKITILIGGKRI is encoded by the coding sequence ATGTTTTTGTTTGAGAAGCTTTCAAACTCTTTGGCAGGACGAATATCATCTGCTTTAAATTTGGACAAGGACCGGGAAGAAGTCCTGGCATATGGTGCGTTTGCTGTGATTCATACAGTATGGTCTACTTTTCTTATACTAATATTTGGAATTGTTTTTGATATATTATTACAGGCAGCAATTATCTTATGTACAGCGGCCATTTTAAAGAAGTATTCAGGTGGTGCTCACTCAACCTCTCCTAACCGGTGTGCAGTTATGGGAGTTATCATATTTGACAGCCTTGCTATGGCAGTAGACAAGCTTGATATATATTTCAACATGATAGCAGTATTTGTTTATGCTGTTTTGAGTTTTATATTTGCATATTACATTATTTACAGACGCTGCCCTGTAGACAGTCCTAACAAACCTATAAAGAAGGAAGAAACGAGAAGACGGTTAAGAAAAGGAGCCATAAGAGTTGCTCATATTTTGTTGGGAATTACAATAGTTTTATTTATATTCTACTACAAAGTTGACAGTGTAAATCTACTTAATATTATTCTTTCTATATGTACAGGTCTTATGTGGCAGGCCTTTATGCTGACATCTCCAGGAAACTTCTTAGTGGCTACATTAGATGATTTCCTGAGAAAAATAACTATTTTAATAGGAGGTAAAAGAATATGA
- a CDS encoding cyclic lactone autoinducer peptide — translation MKKRLLMMMAALGASVLTFFAFMASASACLVGYYQPEEPKCLRGE, via the coding sequence ATGAAAAAAAGGTTATTAATGATGATGGCTGCTTTAGGGGCTTCTGTGCTGACTTTTTTTGCTTTTATGGCATCAGCGTCAGCATGCCTTGTGGGGTATTATCAACCTGAAGAGCCAAAATGTTTACGTGGAGAATAG
- a CDS encoding bifunctional diguanylate cyclase/phosphohydrolase, which produces MYKFEDRRRKKIYEIASIVKLLSLFFCAIIIFSKYNATALGMIKTDNSGYNIITLNVSLVIIVLINASWVFSSKKGIQKNTYSASIVEIIGFILIFSILIFLSGAHISQYKFLFLFIIITSTIQFGMAYGIIVASISSGIILIIDLIAMPYNTVNQHFETDLILVGVFVLTAWLLGYYVKIEKEYREQLANLANIDELTQVYNHRFFQDSLTQHIETAQRQNYPVALLFIDIDYFKNYNDLYGHQAGDRVLSQTAAILKENVRSQDIVARYGGEEFAVILPDTSEQQALAVAERIRGAVEQDSFEGEENQPNGRITVSVGVSCFPDKAKSKTELINSADDALYRAKFFNKNRVETYFSILEELKMDIEKEHIDLVSSIKTLISVINAKDRYTYGHVERVVIFCDLVANKLGLTEEEKKTLKYGAYLHDIGKIEVPKEILNKKMPLTNEEWNILKQHPVNGVEIIKPVASLKDVIPLIMYHHERYDGRGYPEQLNGKNIPYLVRILSVADSFDAMTSNRPYKIRKSYNEAIEELKRCSLTQFDPDIVKAFIEVIAENKDYFDSLK; this is translated from the coding sequence ATGTATAAATTTGAAGATAGACGAAGAAAGAAAATTTATGAAATCGCATCAATTGTTAAATTACTTTCACTGTTTTTTTGTGCTATTATAATCTTTAGTAAATATAACGCGACAGCGCTTGGCATGATTAAAACAGATAACAGTGGATATAATATTATTACTTTAAATGTGAGTCTTGTTATTATTGTCTTAATTAATGCAAGTTGGGTATTTTCCTCTAAAAAGGGAATTCAAAAAAATACGTATAGTGCAAGCATTGTTGAAATTATAGGCTTCATTTTGATATTTTCAATTTTAATTTTTTTATCCGGTGCACATATAAGTCAATATAAATTTTTATTTTTATTTATAATTATTACTTCAACAATTCAATTTGGAATGGCTTATGGGATTATTGTAGCTTCAATATCTTCTGGAATTATTTTAATTATCGATTTGATTGCCATGCCCTACAATACAGTAAACCAACACTTTGAAACAGATTTGATATTAGTAGGTGTCTTTGTACTGACAGCATGGCTTCTAGGGTATTACGTAAAAATAGAAAAAGAATACAGGGAACAATTGGCTAATTTGGCGAATATAGATGAATTAACACAGGTGTACAACCATAGATTTTTCCAGGATTCATTGACTCAGCATATTGAAACGGCGCAAAGACAAAATTATCCGGTTGCCCTATTATTTATAGATATTGATTATTTTAAAAATTATAACGACCTTTATGGACATCAGGCGGGAGATAGGGTCTTGAGCCAAACTGCTGCAATATTAAAAGAGAATGTACGGTCACAGGATATTGTAGCACGCTATGGAGGAGAAGAATTTGCTGTAATCCTGCCTGATACTTCGGAGCAGCAGGCACTGGCAGTTGCAGAAAGGATTAGAGGTGCAGTGGAGCAGGACAGTTTTGAGGGTGAAGAAAACCAACCCAACGGTAGAATTACGGTATCAGTGGGAGTTTCTTGTTTCCCTGATAAGGCAAAATCTAAAACTGAATTAATCAATAGTGCTGATGATGCTCTTTATAGAGCAAAGTTCTTTAATAAGAACAGGGTTGAAACTTATTTTTCAATTTTGGAAGAATTGAAAATGGATATAGAGAAAGAACATATTGACCTGGTAAGTTCAATAAAAACGTTAATCAGTGTTATAAATGCAAAGGACCGGTATACTTATGGGCATGTGGAAAGGGTTGTCATATTTTGTGATTTGGTGGCAAATAAGCTGGGCCTTACTGAGGAAGAAAAAAAAACCTTAAAGTATGGAGCTTATCTGCATGATATAGGAAAAATAGAAGTACCAAAAGAAATCCTGAATAAAAAAATGCCGTTAACCAATGAAGAATGGAATATTCTAAAGCAACATCCGGTAAACGGTGTAGAAATAATAAAGCCCGTCGCTTCTCTTAAGGATGTCATTCCGCTAATCATGTATCACCATGAACGGTATGATGGGCGGGGCTACCCGGAACAGTTAAACGGGAAAAACATACCATACCTTGTCAGAATATTAAGCGTAGCTGATAGTTTTGACGCAATGACTTCAAACCGGCCGTATAAAATAAGAAAAAGCTACAATGAGGCAATAGAAGAACTAAAAAGATGCAGTTTAACCCAGTTTGATCCCGATATTGTTAAGGCCTTTATTGAAGTAATAGCAGAGAATAAGGATTATTTTGATAGCTTAAAGTAA
- the zapA gene encoding cell division protein ZapA has translation MASKTKVEVKINGKDYTVIGVESEEYIQKVALYIDKKMNEITNLNNRLSTSMAAVLTAINVADDYFKTLEALDNLRNQVQQYIQELDEATSELEKYKKENEELKETIQQLQIDLVRKETELRDFINTFDNPPRERDNTVKIDNARKIRAK, from the coding sequence ATGGCATCAAAAACCAAAGTCGAAGTTAAAATTAATGGCAAGGATTATACGGTAATAGGTGTAGAATCAGAAGAATATATTCAAAAAGTAGCACTATACATAGATAAAAAGATGAATGAAATAACTAATTTAAATAACAGATTAAGTACTTCCATGGCAGCGGTCCTTACGGCAATTAATGTGGCAGATGATTATTTTAAAACCCTTGAGGCTTTAGATAACCTCAGAAACCAGGTGCAACAATATATACAAGAGCTGGATGAAGCCACCTCAGAACTTGAAAAATATAAAAAAGAAAATGAAGAATTAAAAGAAACCATTCAACAGCTTCAGATTGATTTGGTTAGGAAAGAGACCGAACTAAGAGACTTTATCAATACATTTGATAATCCGCCAAGGGAAAGAGACAATACTGTCAAAATTGATAATGCTCGTAAAATTAGAGCAAAATAG
- a CDS encoding DUF362 domain-containing protein, protein MNNVSLLRCDEYDYKKVKTVIDQTFINLGGIQKFVKPGMKVLLKINLLMKKKPEEATTTHPVFVEALTRAVQEAGGVVTIADSPGGLYTEKALKGVYSVCGIEEVAKKTGAILNYDLTHQEVSFTGGKITKSFMVISPALEADLVITVPKCKTHGMTLFTGAVKNLFGVIPGTYKAEYHFRMQDKKDFCNMLVDLCQLISPSLSIMDAIVGMEGSGPSGGDPRKIGAVIASTSPYLVDLVATTIIGISPSEVYTIVNSIERGLCPSDISKINILGDDISTFLIKDYKLPVGRAVSFLDGLPPFMQKKINGWVSPKPVFIHETCIGCRDCEMNCPPKAISMRGKKPYVDLNKCIKCFCCQELCPKKAIEIKRPRWVQKFLK, encoded by the coding sequence ATGAATAATGTTTCACTTTTGCGTTGCGATGAATATGACTATAAAAAAGTTAAAACTGTTATAGACCAGACTTTTATCAATCTTGGCGGAATACAAAAGTTTGTAAAACCGGGCATGAAAGTATTACTTAAAATTAACTTATTAATGAAAAAAAAGCCCGAAGAAGCTACAACCACTCATCCTGTTTTTGTAGAAGCTCTTACGCGGGCTGTCCAGGAAGCGGGAGGCGTTGTTACCATAGCGGATAGTCCGGGAGGTTTATATACTGAGAAAGCGCTCAAAGGTGTTTACTCAGTTTGCGGTATTGAAGAAGTAGCCAAAAAAACCGGCGCAATATTAAATTATGACCTTACCCATCAAGAGGTTTCTTTCACTGGAGGTAAAATTACCAAGTCATTCATGGTGATCAGTCCGGCGCTGGAGGCGGATTTGGTAATTACTGTCCCAAAATGTAAGACGCATGGCATGACTTTGTTTACAGGTGCTGTTAAAAATCTTTTTGGGGTGATCCCCGGCACATATAAGGCAGAATACCATTTCAGGATGCAGGATAAAAAGGATTTTTGCAATATGTTGGTGGATTTATGTCAATTAATAAGTCCTTCTTTATCCATAATGGATGCTATCGTTGGAATGGAGGGGAGTGGGCCATCAGGAGGAGATCCTAGGAAAATAGGAGCGGTTATAGCTAGTACAAGCCCTTATTTAGTAGATTTGGTTGCCACGACCATTATTGGAATAAGTCCGTCAGAAGTATATACAATTGTAAATAGTATTGAAAGAGGACTTTGTCCTTCTGACATATCTAAAATTAATATCTTAGGTGATGACATAAGCACATTTCTGATAAAAGATTATAAATTACCGGTGGGAAGAGCGGTAAGTTTTTTGGACGGTTTACCGCCCTTTATGCAAAAAAAGATTAATGGATGGGTCAGTCCAAAACCGGTATTTATACATGAAACATGTATCGGGTGCAGGGATTGCGAAATGAATTGTCCTCCAAAGGCAATAAGCATGCGGGGAAAAAAGCCCTATGTAGATTTGAATAAATGCATAAAATGTTTCTGCTGCCAGGAGTTATGTCCTAAAAAGGCCATAGAAATAAAAAGGCCAAGGTGGGTTCAGAAATTTTTAAAATAA
- a CDS encoding chemotaxis protein CheX — translation MNVEYINPFIEASQSVLKSIANMEVTLGKVYLKNSPYPSDTLAIIIGLTGKLRGQVIFSMNKEVACKIASAMMMGMPVTELDEISRSAVTEAANMILGNTATILYNRGIAIDITPPSLLMGDNMQISTNKMKTVCVPLNISNGGTIELDIAVAE, via the coding sequence ATGAATGTTGAATATATTAACCCGTTTATTGAGGCAAGTCAATCGGTATTAAAATCAATTGCGAATATGGAAGTAACCCTTGGAAAGGTGTACCTGAAGAATTCTCCTTATCCGAGCGATACTTTAGCTATTATTATTGGATTGACCGGGAAGCTGAGAGGGCAGGTAATTTTTAGTATGAATAAAGAAGTCGCCTGTAAAATTGCATCTGCTATGATGATGGGCATGCCGGTAACTGAACTTGATGAAATATCCAGAAGTGCTGTTACCGAAGCGGCTAATATGATACTTGGAAATACAGCAACAATATTATATAACCGGGGAATAGCTATTGATATTACTCCGCCTTCTTTACTGATGGGAGATAACATGCAGATATCCACTAATAAAATGAAGACGGTATGTGTGCCGTTAAACATTTCTAACGGCGGAACCATAGAGCTGGATATTGCAGTAGCGGAATAA
- the trmL gene encoding tRNA (uridine(34)/cytosine(34)/5-carboxymethylaminomethyluridine(34)-2'-O)-methyltransferase TrmL, which yields MNLNVVLVEPEIPQNTGNIARTCAAVGARLHLVKPLGFSVDDRHLKRAGLDYWHLLDIQYYDNIEHFFKVNKGGNFFYATTKAVNIYSDITYPDNCFLVFGKETAGLPEELLKDNKDRCIRIPMIEGARSLNLSNSVAIIVYEALRQKGFESLKGQGNLTKFEW from the coding sequence ATGAATCTAAATGTTGTTCTTGTAGAACCCGAAATTCCCCAAAATACCGGAAACATTGCAAGAACATGTGCTGCAGTGGGTGCGCGTCTGCATCTTGTCAAACCTCTTGGATTTTCGGTGGATGATAGGCATTTAAAACGAGCCGGTTTGGACTACTGGCATTTACTGGACATACAATATTATGATAATATTGAACATTTCTTTAAGGTAAATAAAGGCGGAAACTTTTTTTATGCCACAACAAAAGCAGTAAATATTTATAGCGATATTACATACCCTGATAATTGTTTCCTGGTATTTGGTAAAGAAACTGCCGGGCTTCCTGAAGAACTTTTGAAAGATAACAAGGACAGGTGTATACGAATTCCTATGATTGAAGGAGCCAGGTCACTCAATCTTTCTAATTCGGTAGCCATTATAGTATATGAAGCTTTACGGCAAAAGGGATTTGAGTCACTTAAGGGACAAGGGAATTTGACAAAATTTGAATGGTAA